The sequence TGGTTACGTAAGACGTGTAGTAGATGATGGTTACGTAACGTGATTGTggttagaatgatagttagggtttgtatatataggcaaaccctaattctagaaccatccgagataatggtaatcctttccataacaaactcccctgaatcacggatataattaatgaaaagatatttacttggtaACCAAGTAACCGCTTTACCGGGGATAAAGGCATTCGacacgaatccgcataccgcatgccGCATACAAGTGCACACATACGCATGCTAGCGAGTGCCCGCATACATACTCATTGcgtatgcgggttgcggtatcattaacaTTGGACAAAGTAAATATGCATGAATTGTGACAGTTTAAATTTAGGCTTTAGAGCCTGAGCGTTGCACGAGTGGTTAAAAATCTTGCAAAATTAATTAAGTTAATCAAACAATTATTGATGTGAGGTATCGATAGAATAATGTTAAAATAATTTAGAAAAACTAAAAGATTGACACTTCGATGAACAATGTAGCATAGGTAAAGGAAATATTACTACATAGATTGCATAGAGGTATATCACTTTGTCTGGGTTTGTTTGTTATAGCACAACATTATTCAAAAAAGGATAATTACATATCCAAAAACAGACAGCCTCCTACACAAATTGAGCAATTGAATCACCAAGATCATCTAATATCATAAAAAATGTAGAGTCTAGAGTGTGCTGTCGATTACAGATAGAAATAAATGTATGTATAATGTATATACTTCTTGGTCCAAAAATAAGATGGAAAGAATTCTTATTTTTAACATTCACCATAAAAACTCCTGAAAGGACTAAAATCATCCACATTACAATCATATATGTAACAATCTAGTGTGGGGCAATATGAGAAACAAACCGATACACAATAGAAATGAATCAACATCAACTAAATATACAATGTTACAAATTATAGGAAAACAATAGAGTAAACACAGATATCGATTATATGGTACTACATGGCTGTTATGAAGATCAAATCCAGAATTATTTATACTAAAGGCTAGAATTTCTCcatgtgtgttttttttttaattgatgGCAACATAATTGTTTTCTTATTATTGATAAGAGTACCTTGATAATGTTACTATATACATCAAATATGGCTAATATATTCAGACTTTGTTAGGTGATCCAATATGGTAACATATATATAACAGACTTTGTTAGATGATCCAATATGGTAAGTTCGATAACAGTACCTTGATAATGTTACTATATACATCACATATGGCTAATCTATTCTAAATCGTGGATTCGTGTTAGGGGTTGTATGTAGCACCTGAAGCAAGTAACTCTGAATAGTGATAGTCAGCAAGCCTGCTTAGACTATAGTTAAGGACGCCATTGAAAGATATGGAAATCAACAATGGACTCACCAGCGCACACTAGTTAGTTTAGAAGATATATAAATACTAAGAATACATAAAAAGGATATAATGATTACAAATATATAGAAACAAAGAGGAACATGAGAAATCCCTAAAGATATAACAATAAAGCTTACTGAGAAATAGGCTATTTGATTATGTGCGTAAAACATGGTACATACCGAATTATACCACAATCGCGCCATAGGGATTTGTCAGGAAATTAAAAAATTTAAGGCATTCAATTAACACCTCGCATGTAATCTAAATCCTGAAAGAAAACTATACATAATGGCTTTAAATGATTAAAACAGATAAAATCAAACAAATTTGGAACACCCTTACttttgtaaccaactattgtgttaAATAAGACTATGTAACTATACTATTACACTATTCATCTGAATTTCAGTATATCATGTTAGAAGGTTGTAAATACTTAAAAACACTTGAAGGAACATTCAACGATTCAACCCATTTGACCACCTAGCCTATTTCCTTTTTAACTAATAGTACTCAAATAAATTTTTGTTTGACCCACTAGATATATAAGGTGACCCAGACTGACCCATTAACTAGTAAATGGGTCAATATATCCACCGCTAACATGATGAAACAATTTAGTCAATCGAAACGCTTTATACCATATGCAATCGAGTTTTTTTTTGGAATATTGTATCTTGATCCAACTGCCCTAATAAAATGCTCTACTTTGCCAAGATCTGGCTgcgacaaaaataaataaaaatattaattaaaataaataaaagaccatGCCTAGAGTCAAACAACCACAGGGTATGTTAATAAAGATCTTGCTGTTACAAATAGATTTATGATATAATcaagaaaacatgcaagtaaaagatttttttttttttttgaaaagcaagatgatgtattattaataataaggagGAGTTACAAGGCCCTATACAAATCTATACATTGAGGTAACGGAGTTACAAGTAAACTATAAGGTTGCGAGTAACCAACGAATTCCAATAGAAACTAAAGAGGGAATAAGAACTTGAAATAAACAAGCCGGACTAGAGAGGATAACAGTGACGATCTAGCGCCTACAAAGTTACACAAACTAGCCCGATTAATCAAACCCTCAATAGAGAAAATGGAATCCATGGGTTACACGTAAGTTACGTGTGTGAGCCTGTAGAAGATTAGCCAATCCCAACACGCTGGGGAGAATCTACAACGAAGAAAGAAGGATTTATTAGCCATTGATGTCATTCGATTATTTTCTTTTTGCGTGATCTTTTAGAAATCCAACAGTAGCTTTGGGTTTGAATTTCGGATAGAATCGAACCAGGAGACCACGTTTTTTTGGAGAAGACTTTCTGATTCCTATGTTTCCAAATTATGTAGCAAGTTACCCATTTGGTAGCTTGCCATATTGAAGAGCCGAAATTGCTGAGTGCGAATGGTTGCTTATTGATGATGCCATCTCCGAGATTGGAAATTAACGAGGCGTCTTGGGCCCACCAATCAAGAACAAGTTTCCATATGAGTGCAGCTTTTGGACATAAACATAGGATATGTTCGGTGGTTTCGAGAGCCGATTCACATAGGGGGCATAAAGTAGAATCGAGATCAATGCCCCTTTTATCGATTTCAAATCGAACCGGGATCTTATATTGAATTGCTCGCCAGATGAATATATATACTTTTTGAGGGATAAGTTTGTTACGGGGAATCGATAAGCTTAAAGCGTTGCTCCCAAGCTTTAGAGAGTTAATCAAGAATGTCAAGGATTTGGTAGTGAAAATTTCTGTGGGGTCAAGACTGTATTTCCAGGAGTCTTGTCTGTCGGATAAAGTTATGGAAGATATAATGTTATTTACATCACCTTTTGTGCATTAGTCAAATACCCACCCATAGCTCTAAGCTCTTTCTTGTATACTGCAAACAGTAACTTTATGGCACCCTGAAATGTTAAAATGACAAGTTAGAAGATTTACAATGTAAATATGTAATAGATAAAAATCACACGCTTCTTGGAATAGGAATGCAAAATTTACCCATCTTAAGTGGCTTGGGTAACGTTTTATGAGTAGCAGGTCAAATGGGCTCAATACAGAATTGGTACTTCTACACGGCCCAGTTGAGTCGAATTGAACCACTacttttttttttgataaaattaGAAACATAATACAAAAAATAGTTTCAGATATGATTACAAAATTATTTAGTTTCAAAAAAGTTCAAATTTTCTAATAACTATTGACACCATTTCCAGCCCAATTAACCATGTATACTTTAGAACTATTTCTAGTGTTACCCATTAGCCCGTTCGTTATAGAACATAAGAATCATAATCCAAATCAGCCCATTAAGAAGTAAATGGGTCAAGATTGCAACCTTAAGTTTTTAAACTTGTAAAAAATAAAGATCATGATTGATAATCCTGGAGCTGTATCAAAAATGAGAAAAAACCTCGCGAAGTTCCAATGTAAGCATATGCGGTAAAAAAATCTTTTCCAACGAAGAAACAAATGAAAACAAAATCATCAACTATTCGTTCAAAATCCATTTCATGATCTGGTATCCCCTCATCTCATATTCCAAGTACTCTCTAACATTCCAAATGTTAAATAGCTTCTAAAAAAAAAACTTCTGTAACTAAGAGTACAGAGTgcttaaaaaaaaaacattaactTGTTCAAAAAGTTATGAAAAAAAAACTTAAACGGACACTTTGTTACTGATTAGCCTTGTAACCGGACAATGTGAAGAATAATTGTGTGTGTTCTGAAGGTGTTTTAGTGtgtgtttatataattaattttaaaatttaaaataatttcAATATAATACCTGATATGGCTTCTTAGGGACTGCATTATCATCGAATTCTCCCGCTTTTCTCTTCGTTAGTTGGCCTTAAAATGCAAACAAATATTATCAAAATCGATTTAGtattcagtattctgattcttttatcaacaTAAATCCCTTTACATATTGTATGTAATTTTCCAACTCCTGTACATGTTTAAAAGCAATTTTCAGTGAATTTCATAGTTGATGAGTAGTTGTTTTGACAACTCAAAAGTCAAATTTGGATAATATAATGCACTTTGTCACCAAATGTCTAACAGGACAATATAATGCACTTTGTCACCAAATGTGTAACATACCCATTAGTAGTAAATAAGAATATCAATCAAGTACCAAACTAAAAAGCTGGGTAAAAACTTCAAATTGGTTATTGAACTCGTGAAGCAAGTGATCCCAAGCTCCTGCGAATGTACCAAAACTTATTGTTAGCTTTACAACTATATCatacaatactaataatgagtCATGCCCAATCACAGCCTTTAAATGTATTACTccattacatatatattataaaataagttGACAGTTAAGTACATATATACTAAACCTTTTAACAACTTTGACGGAACTAATTAGTAGTTATACAGGTACACACTTCATAAGCAGACCACAAATATCTAACGATTCTTCATAGTTCAAAACAATAGTAGAACTTCAACCACATTATATTTACATGTACATTCCGAACATTACATCCAACACATGGTGTACAATCTCCAACATAATACCAATTTCGTAGAACAGATAATTGTTAGACAACCAAGTAGCACCAACAATTGCAAATGaaataagcattataagtttatcaatagattaagaAAACCAAAAATTTTACAAcaaataatatatctaaactaatacctttaacaacaacaaacttcAACCCAAAATACCTATATCAACAATAGCATTGGTTAATAACTAAGCAACAAAATAACATGCCATTTTAAATCTAAACATGACAACACAGTAAAAGTAGCAATGACAACAACAaacctgtgaatacatgaaatgacccgttcatatacattataaacgattcacaatagttgattacatcgcgaggtatttgacctctatatgatacattttacaaacattgcatttgtttttaaaagacaaactttctttacatcgaaaattgacaggcatgcatcccattttataatatccactgtccaactataaattgacttaataataatctttgatgaactgaatgactcgaatgcaacgttttcaaaatatgctatgaaagactccaagtaatatcttgaaaatgagcaaacgcacagcggaagatttctttcaatcctgagaataaacatgctttaaagtgtcaaccaaaaggttggtgagttcattagtttatcataatcattcattttcatcaatttaatagaccacaagaatttcatttccagttctcaaaaatatacgtcccatgcatagagacaaaaattattcatatggtgaacacctggtaaccgaccttaacaagatgcatatagaatatccccatcattctgggactcccttcggacatgataaattcgaagtactaaagcatccggtactttggatggggatcgttgggcccaatagatctatctttaggattcgcgtcaattagggtgtctgttccctaattcttagattaccagactaaaaaggggcatattcgattcgataattcaaccatagaatgtagtttcgattacttgtgtctatttcgtaaaacagttataaaaattgcgcatgtattctcagcccaaaaatataaagggtaaaaaaaaggcaaatgaaactcacctattgtatttcgtagtaaaaatacatataacgtcattgaacaagtgcaaggttggcctcgaattcacgaacctaaattaattatatatatatatatatatatatatatatatatatatatatatatatatatatatgtgtgtgtgtgtgtgtgtgtgtgtgtgtgtgtgtgttggtcaatatttgtcttacaAATtaaatcaagtcatagtgtaccacaatcctaatgctcgagactaatatgcaaaagtcaataaaagtcaatttgactcaaaataatttccaaaaatctatacatgattaatatatagtttaaatatcgtcattttatatttttaaatatttttaaaagatttattagagtaaaaaatataattcatttattaataattaaaattttatattaaaatttatataataaaatatacttttatatatattaagtaataaaatttatagagttcatttaatattataaagataatatgattggtattattaaagtaattttattacccgaagtaaaatatgtttgtatcacatatttatttgataaaataatatctatgataatagtaagtaaaagttgtattattttgtaataataataattattattttattaataaaaatatcaatatttataattactaagatgacattatgataaaatgataattctaattatgaaagctttaatatttacgacactttttaatattatctttaaaataataattctatttaaaatgataataatagtgatattttataataacaatgacatttctattaaaatgataatttttgttaaaatgatagttttaatactaacgatacttttaataataatagtaatgataaaaataataagaacgataattttatctaaatcaatatcttataatattttaatttcatcaagatactcttactcattatttcctaatcgttttgtttaatagcttttaatcgtcttttatatcgtgttcataataatgataataatagtaatcaaaataattaggtgttactaatattagttttaattacaataacactaataatgataattactatgacattgttaacgataatactaataattattttaatgataatataataataatgataacaataacaataactatttttaaataatgatatatattttaataataataataataataataataataataataataataataataataataattagataataataataataataatactaattataactttaatgataataatgatagtaataataataaaaataacaatttttaatgataaatccttttattgataaagataataataataataataataataataataataataataataataataataataataataataataataataataataataataataataataataataataataataataataataataataagataaaactagaacgacgataataacgacgataataataatcatttttaataataatacaaaaattcgattgactataacttcaaatccgttcatcgaaaccattcgatatctaaagggaaagttcttaatttttcgctagctttccaacgacatgcatatcttataccttatcccaacctcatatataactaattcaggattcaacataacctaactaaaggcaatatcaaaagtacaagcatgcataatcctatatactcgagcactagtcatgggtacactaatgatatataaaaattaagttatgagtgttcacgtatcaatattgagattcaatattgcaggaaaggtacgtagacgcgacggagatgataaacact comes from Rutidosis leptorrhynchoides isolate AG116_Rl617_1_P2 chromosome 4, CSIRO_AGI_Rlap_v1, whole genome shotgun sequence and encodes:
- the LOC139844634 gene encoding 5'-3' exoribonuclease 3-like, with protein sequence MGQLTKRKAGEFDDNAVPKKPYQGAIKLLFAVYKKELRAMGGYLTNAQKPDLGKVEHFIRAVGSRYNIPKKNSIAYGIKRFD